One Setaria italica strain Yugu1 chromosome II, Setaria_italica_v2.0, whole genome shotgun sequence DNA segment encodes these proteins:
- the LOC101779675 gene encoding uncharacterized protein LOC101779675 has protein sequence MVGTLPPESSAAAAYAAAAEAATRAADASTTAAAQRLAARKEARAAALARVVTAEAEAAAAAQERDVADARLRKALARAAHECKGAPPDSDEEDDMMLHEAAAVLNLQAQAVAMQNIRSLIPIILNTAANNYSRWCEQFLLTVGKYSLQDHILHDVPALAFPDWGRMVCVIRSCLYDTIAIDLVDIIMDRGERDTTGCATWLAIEMQFLGNWETRALYLDAKFRTFVQSDLSITDYCRRFKSMADALGDLGEQVSDRTLILNIIRGLNEKFAAVGRNTWCSRPLHSFLEARDDLLLEELTMAPPSSTPSTALLTGVNIGSSSRPSAPLHQSAGRSGSGGSKRGPSSKQKRDRGRRDSQQRQGSGNDSKALTAGA, from the exons ATGGTCGGCACCCTGCCGCCCgagtcctccgccgccgcggcttacgccgccgctgccgaggcCGCCACGCGCGCGGCTGATGCTAGCACCACTGCTGCTGCTCAGCGTCTCGCCGCCCGCAAGgaagcccgcgccgccgccctcgcccgcgTCGTCACGGCTGAGGCTgaggctgccgctgccgcgcagGAGCGCGACGTCGCCGATGCCCGCCTTCGCAAGGCCCTGGCGCGCGCCGCCCACGAGTGCAAGGGTGCCCCGCCTGActccgacgaggaggac GACATGATGCTccacgaggccgccgccgtcctcaacCTGCAAGCCCAGGCCGTCGCCATGCAGAACATTCGGAGCCTCATCCCCATCATCCTCAACACCGCCGCCAACAACTACTCACGGTGGTGTGAGCAGTTTCTCCTCACCGTCGGCAAGTATTCGCTGCAGGATCACATTCTCCATGACGTTCCCGCCTTGGCCTTTCCTGATTGGGGCCGGATGGTCTGCGTCATCCGATCTTGTCTCTACGACACCATTGCCATCGACCTCGTCGACATCATCATGGATCGCGGCGAGCGCGACACCACCGGCTGCGCCACCTGGCTCGCCATTGAGATGCAATTTCTTGGCAACTGGGAGACACGGGCCCTCTACCTCGATGCCAAGTTTCGGACCTTCGTCCAGAGCGACTTGTCCATTACGGACTACTGCCGCCGCTTCAAGAGCATGGCGGATGCCCTCGGTGATCTTGGCGAGCAAGTTTCCGACCGTACCCTCATCTTGAACATCATCCGTGGGCTCAACGAGAAGTTTGCTGCTGTCGGCCGCAACACCTGGTGCTCTCGTCCTCTTCACTCCTTCCTGGAGGCCCGTGACGATCTGCTTCTCGAGGAGCTCACGATGGCGCCTCCTTCCTCGACTCCGTCCACGGCGCTGCTCACCGGCGTCAACATTGGCTCCTCCTCTCGCCCCTCTGCGCCTCTCCACCAGTCTGCTGGGCGTTCCGGCTCCGGGGGCAGCAAGAGGGGGCCCTCCTCCAAGCAGAAGCGGGACAGGGGCCGGCGTGACAGTCAGCAACGGCAGGGCAGTGGCAACGATAGCAAGGCCCTTACCGCCGGTGCTTAG